From one Ignavibacteria bacterium genomic stretch:
- a CDS encoding DsbA family oxidoreductase, which produces MNSSTSPHITVEIWSDVVCPFCYIGKRNYEAAVAEFGHPEAITTTFKSFQLEPDFRQDPAKPYNLTEGLTLKYGRPVEEIIEMQQRIVNTAKTAGLEFNFDTAITFNTFDAHRLIHHAAGKGLGQTLIEQLFASYFTLGKNLGDNTVLAATAVASGLHATEVNEILAGNRYTDNVLADITEAADLGVTGVPFFVFNRTYAVSGAQPKQVFLDTIKKVY; this is translated from the coding sequence ATGAATTCATCTACTTCACCACACATCACGGTTGAAATCTGGAGCGACGTCGTTTGTCCGTTTTGTTATATCGGCAAGAGGAATTACGAAGCAGCAGTTGCCGAGTTCGGTCATCCTGAAGCAATCACGACCACATTTAAAAGTTTTCAGTTAGAGCCCGACTTCAGGCAGGACCCTGCTAAGCCGTATAACTTAACCGAAGGTCTTACACTCAAGTACGGTCGGCCCGTCGAAGAAATCATCGAGATGCAGCAGCGCATCGTCAACACTGCAAAAACCGCCGGTCTGGAATTTAATTTCGATACAGCAATCACCTTTAACACATTCGATGCACACCGGCTGATTCATCACGCAGCCGGTAAGGGGCTTGGGCAGACCCTTATCGAACAACTGTTTGCATCGTACTTCACACTCGGAAAAAACCTAGGCGACAACACTGTACTGGCAGCAACAGCAGTAGCATCGGGGCTCCACGCAACAGAAGTAAACGAAATACTGGCCGGCAACCGGTACACCGACAACGTACTGGCCGACATCACCGAAGCCGCCGACTTAGGAGTGACCGGTGTCCCCTTCTTTGTTTTCAACCGCACCTACGCCGTAAGCGGAGCACAGCCAAAGCAGGTGTTTTTGGATACTATTAAGAAGGTTTACTGA
- the argH gene encoding argininosuccinate lyase, which yields MKLWKKDTDSTTEVDMFTVGNDREFDMDLAQYDILGSIAHVMMLAHVHLIPESEAQTLITELRKIYRSVTSGSFSISPESEDIHSEIELLLTRSLGAIGKNIHTARSRNDQVLVDIKMYLRSKLEALVYCIHDLFTQLQQLSEQHKDVLLPGYTHLQLAMPSSFGLWFGAYAESFTDDVTTLVAAYNVCNRNPLGSAAGYGSSFPINRTLTTELLGFEGMNTNVVYAQMSRGKTERIVAMALANVADTLAKLSMDVCLFMSQNYGFVSFPAHLTTGSSIMPHKKNPDVFELIRARCNRIKSLPNEIMMMTTNLPSGYHRDLQLIKEHVFPAFTQLTDCLSMAKLMFTHITVTPPNLSSPLYHHLFSVEEVHKLVGQGVTFRDAYVQVGRDIESGEYAPPSTVNHTHEGSIGNLGTAAIRQHMDTLLHSFPFDTVSQALNTLITPE from the coding sequence ATGAAACTCTGGAAGAAAGACACTGATTCCACAACTGAAGTTGACATGTTTACTGTTGGCAATGACCGCGAATTTGACATGGATTTGGCGCAGTATGACATCCTTGGATCAATAGCCCACGTTATGATGCTGGCACATGTACACCTCATCCCGGAATCCGAAGCACAGACACTTATCACTGAGCTCCGGAAGATTTACCGGTCAGTAACATCAGGTAGTTTTTCAATCAGTCCGGAATCTGAAGATATTCACTCTGAAATTGAGCTGCTTCTAACACGCTCACTTGGTGCCATTGGAAAAAATATTCATACAGCCAGAAGCAGGAACGATCAGGTTCTTGTTGACATCAAGATGTACCTGCGCAGCAAACTTGAAGCCCTTGTGTATTGTATTCATGATCTCTTTACTCAACTTCAGCAACTCAGTGAACAGCACAAGGATGTTTTGCTGCCCGGTTACACCCACCTGCAGCTTGCTATGCCATCATCGTTTGGCTTATGGTTTGGCGCATACGCCGAGAGTTTTACCGACGATGTTACCACACTTGTTGCGGCATATAATGTATGCAACCGTAATCCATTAGGCTCAGCTGCCGGCTACGGATCATCATTCCCGATTAACCGTACACTAACTACCGAACTCCTTGGTTTCGAAGGCATGAACACTAACGTAGTGTACGCACAGATGAGCAGGGGAAAAACTGAACGCATTGTGGCGATGGCCTTGGCAAATGTTGCCGACACGCTGGCAAAGCTGAGTATGGATGTTTGTCTGTTCATGAGTCAGAATTATGGTTTTGTGAGTTTCCCTGCCCATCTAACCACTGGTTCCAGCATTATGCCTCACAAAAAGAATCCTGATGTCTTCGAGCTGATACGTGCACGGTGTAACCGGATAAAAAGTCTGCCCAACGAAATCATGATGATGACAACCAACCTCCCGTCAGGCTATCACCGTGACTTGCAGCTTATTAAGGAACACGTATTCCCTGCCTTTACTCAGCTAACTGACTGTTTGAGCATGGCAAAGCTGATGTTTACGCATATCACCGTTACGCCGCCCAACCTTTCCAGTCCACTCTACCATCACCTGTTTAGTGTAGAAGAAGTGCACAAACTCGTTGGCCAGGGTGTCACCTTCAGAGATGCCTACGTGCAGGTTGGCAGAGACATTGAGAGCGGCGAGTACGCACCCCCGTCAACCGTCAACCATACCCACGAAGGCAGTATCGGCAACCTTGGAACAGCAGCTATACGGCAGCACATGGACACCCTTCTCCACTCCTTCCCCTTTGACACAGTCAGCCAGGCACTCAATACACTGATTACTCCGGAGTAA
- a CDS encoding T9SS type A sorting domain-containing protein encodes MSILDYRFLVPTTQAVHNNRLFLGFNERHGLYEGDIDNLKMTQSEQFFDIPVRRLFRFDHMQRLLTGTDELYYYNNSRLRWEKIGDYVCTQYGDGNRLFALGNEEVVELTFNGDDWKSTHIASLPNHGSEVISFAIVRDTLVYAEKGSKNLIIATLSGQIVRTIETFNTAIDELLMMDDGTVGIASLYQLSQILSPDSLASGGLRYLYYEQNKQRPLGLTSATSFCINGQRGVIGIVAPPFGFGSDPRAGIYEITHPDFVGRRQDLDSMFTNPSRIQRQDESYILSTRGCLMLIDGSGKVSKVNWLADTLVGFSGDISFSANGQPFTTGLATVDTNRFPAMFPTSDSQGITVLPSSEAGSYPLIRYVHLEGGPEVAFCNYGIFKKEGIGQWIKVMDVNGGINNKRIVVLNDSTIVCNSKFRHIILSTDKGRTWTTREIDKQQAYVSSAIASSRTLYCLSQGRIWASNYTTSSNPTAPVVLALTPSAHQYLFECSNSVVKCITARFDADPSQQSLGYTSLVCHQWNIESGQLDSAVHSLSKPLSNSFGLTMFAQNDTAYLWDSPQRRLLAVTYNGIVYDTTLPASAFGPLGNEQLPYIFQDNNGNPWLFNTSLVTGFRLYPSVGTPTGILDYYNYLYVQDLHPNPATQNVTVTIGRFTAATEATMRLLLYDATGNIVRDYTPQLKSFSGPISRQDVRINIAGLPAGLYFVVIANEQGMHARKLVVLQ; translated from the coding sequence GTGAGTATCCTTGACTATAGATTTTTAGTACCAACAACTCAGGCAGTACATAACAATCGTTTATTTCTTGGATTTAACGAGCGCCATGGATTGTATGAGGGTGACATTGATAATCTGAAAATGACTCAAAGTGAGCAGTTTTTCGATATCCCTGTTCGGAGACTGTTTCGTTTTGATCATATGCAGAGGCTACTAACTGGTACTGATGAGTTGTACTATTACAACAACTCCCGGCTCAGGTGGGAGAAAATTGGTGATTATGTATGTACACAGTATGGCGATGGTAACCGACTCTTTGCGCTTGGGAATGAAGAGGTAGTCGAGCTTACGTTTAACGGAGATGATTGGAAATCAACACATATTGCTTCTTTGCCCAACCACGGCTCTGAAGTTATATCCTTTGCGATAGTCAGGGACACGCTGGTATATGCAGAAAAAGGGTCGAAGAATCTGATAATTGCAACACTCAGCGGCCAAATAGTCAGAACAATAGAAACATTTAACACAGCAATAGACGAACTTTTAATGATGGATGACGGCACAGTGGGTATTGCTTCACTCTATCAGCTCAGCCAAATACTTAGTCCTGACTCACTTGCATCAGGTGGTCTTAGATATCTGTATTACGAACAAAACAAACAAAGGCCACTGGGTTTAACCTCTGCCACATCGTTTTGCATCAATGGTCAACGTGGTGTTATAGGTATAGTAGCTCCTCCCTTTGGTTTTGGTAGCGATCCACGTGCAGGGATTTACGAGATCACACATCCCGATTTCGTTGGTCGTAGACAAGATCTTGATTCAATGTTTACAAATCCATCTAGAATTCAGCGACAAGACGAATCGTACATTCTGAGCACAAGAGGATGCCTTATGCTAATCGATGGTTCAGGAAAAGTATCGAAGGTTAACTGGTTGGCAGATACCTTGGTAGGGTTCTCAGGAGATATTTCATTCAGCGCAAATGGCCAACCGTTTACCACAGGCCTTGCAACAGTTGATACGAATCGCTTCCCTGCAATGTTTCCAACTAGTGATTCTCAAGGTATAACGGTACTCCCAAGTTCAGAGGCAGGAAGCTACCCTCTTATTCGTTACGTGCATCTCGAAGGTGGACCGGAGGTTGCGTTCTGCAATTATGGTATATTCAAGAAAGAAGGTATTGGGCAGTGGATAAAAGTTATGGATGTTAACGGTGGTATTAATAACAAGCGTATTGTAGTGCTGAACGATTCAACAATTGTTTGCAATTCGAAGTTCAGGCATATCATTCTAAGTACAGACAAAGGGCGAACGTGGACAACAAGAGAGATTGATAAACAGCAGGCCTATGTTAGTTCTGCAATTGCGAGTAGTAGAACTTTGTATTGTCTTTCACAGGGTAGGATCTGGGCTAGTAATTACACGACTTCTTCAAATCCGACAGCGCCGGTAGTTCTTGCACTCACACCAAGTGCACACCAGTATTTGTTTGAGTGTAGCAATAGCGTTGTAAAATGTATCACGGCGAGGTTTGATGCTGACCCATCGCAGCAATCACTCGGCTATACCTCACTCGTATGTCACCAATGGAATATCGAGAGCGGACAGCTAGACTCAGCGGTCCATTCTTTATCCAAACCACTATCCAACTCGTTTGGATTGACAATGTTTGCACAGAACGACACAGCTTATCTATGGGACTCTCCACAGCGACGACTTTTAGCTGTTACATATAACGGAATTGTTTATGATACTACGCTACCTGCCTCCGCTTTTGGCCCTCTCGGGAACGAGCAACTGCCTTACATATTCCAAGATAATAACGGCAATCCATGGCTTTTTAATACTTCGTTGGTTACCGGGTTTAGGTTGTATCCTAGTGTAGGTACTCCAACCGGTATCCTCGACTATTACAACTATCTCTACGTTCAAGATTTGCATCCTAATCCCGCAACACAAAACGTAACCGTTACTATCGGCAGATTTACTGCCGCAACGGAAGCTACCATGCGTTTACTTCTCTACGATGCGACAGGAAATATAGTACGTGACTATACCCCGCAACTGAAATCGTTTTCCGGACCCATCAGCCGACAGGATGTAAGGATAAACATAGCCGGTTTGCCTGCCGGACTATACTTTGTTGTAATAGCTAACGAACAGGGGATGCATGCACGAAAATTAGTAGTGCTGCAATAA
- a CDS encoding M20 family metallo-hydrolase: MDNNITHHVSSAISLLQQLIATPSFSGSENDTAELIAAYLVTSGVQVRRHDNNVWAVNKNYNPAKSTLLLNSHHDTVQPNSQYTIDPFEPTIADGKLFGLGSNDAGASLVALIETFLHFYPANNLRYNLVIAATAEEEISGKHGVESILPLIGPIDCAIVGEPTQMQMAVAERGLMVLDCIATGRAGHAARNEGINAISLAVRDIQWFHSYAFPKVSDLLGPVRMTATIINTPNTTHNIIPDTCNYVVDIRANELHSFEEILTTIRSSVQSTISPRSTRLRSTIISADHPLVCAGQAIGRTAYGSPTTSDKALLPCPALKIGPGDSARSHTANEFVFTDEIASGIEMYIRLLEQLL; the protein is encoded by the coding sequence ATGGACAATAACATCACACATCATGTTAGCAGTGCCATCAGCCTGCTTCAGCAGCTTATTGCTACACCCTCATTCAGTGGCAGTGAGAACGATACTGCCGAACTCATTGCAGCATATCTGGTCACCTCCGGTGTACAGGTACGCAGACACGATAACAACGTTTGGGCAGTTAACAAAAATTATAACCCGGCCAAGTCCACACTGCTCCTGAATTCACACCATGATACCGTGCAACCCAACTCCCAGTACACCATTGACCCGTTCGAACCAACAATTGCCGACGGTAAACTTTTCGGACTTGGCAGTAACGATGCCGGTGCTTCGCTAGTAGCCCTAATAGAAACATTTTTACATTTTTATCCAGCCAACAACCTCCGGTACAACCTCGTAATTGCTGCGACGGCCGAAGAAGAGATTTCCGGTAAACACGGCGTTGAATCAATTTTACCACTCATTGGTCCGATAGACTGTGCAATTGTTGGCGAGCCCACCCAAATGCAAATGGCGGTTGCCGAACGCGGTCTTATGGTGCTTGACTGTATTGCAACCGGGCGCGCTGGGCATGCAGCCCGCAATGAAGGTATCAATGCAATTTCCCTGGCAGTGCGCGATATTCAGTGGTTTCATTCATACGCCTTCCCCAAGGTATCGGACCTCCTTGGCCCGGTACGAATGACGGCCACCATCATTAACACTCCGAACACCACCCACAATATCATTCCGGACACCTGCAATTATGTAGTGGATATCCGCGCCAACGAATTGCACAGTTTTGAGGAAATCCTTACAACAATCCGCTCATCGGTGCAAAGCACCATTTCTCCGCGCAGTACACGCCTCCGGTCAACCATCATTTCTGCTGACCACCCGCTTGTTTGTGCTGGACAGGCAATCGGGCGTACCGCTTATGGATCACCAACAACATCTGACAAAGCACTGCTGCCGTGTCCGGCACTCAAGATTGGACCCGGTGACTCAGCACGAAGTCATACCGCCAACGAATTTGTATTTACTGACGAAATTGCCAGCGGCATTGAGATGTACATACGCTTATTAGAGCAACTGTTATGA